From Diospyros lotus cultivar Yz01 chromosome 4, ASM1463336v1, whole genome shotgun sequence, a single genomic window includes:
- the LOC127799969 gene encoding probable trehalose-phosphate phosphatase D isoform X2 translates to MTNQNVVVSDAKSGIGKAVTVPASPLFPEALPEEPASPAVSERKLASSWVDSMRDSSPTRNRKPQPEDQTKASWILRHPSALGQFEQIINAFEGKQIVMFLDYDGTLSPIVEDPDRAFMTNEMRQAVRDVAKYFPTAIVSGRCRAKVYNFVRLSQLYYAGSHGMDIKGPGKGGKSRKGNEGLLCQPARDFYPMIDKAYKALTEKTKSISGAKVENNKYCVSVHYRCVNEKSWSALAEQVRSVLNEYPNLRLTQGRKVLEVRPTIKWDKGKALEFLLEALGYANSDKVLPIYIGDDQTDEDAFKVLRDRGQGIGILVTKDPKETNASYFLQEPSEVMCFLRRLVEWKQSLGGRESHLSGTKIEAMMNDDPLCEFTSHGN, encoded by the exons ATGACCAATCAGAATGTGGTTGTTTCCGACGCCAAATCCGGCATTGGCAAGGCGGTAACCGTCCCTGCTTCACCGCTTTTTCCGGAGGCGCTGCCTGAGGAGCCCGCTTCTCCGGCCGTCTCCGAAAGAAAGCTCGCCAGTTCCTGGGTTGATTCAATGAGAGACTCTTCTCCAACTCGCAATCGTAAGCCCCAACCCGAAGATCAAACCAAAGCCTCTTGGATT CTTCGTCATCCTTCTGCTCTGGGCCAGTTCGAGCAGATCATAAATGCTTTCGAGGGGAAGCAAATAGTGATGTTTCTTGATTACGATGGCACCCTCTCCCCAATTGTCGAAGACCCTGATCGAGCCTTCATGACCAATGAG ATGAGACAAGCTGTGAGAGACGTAGCCAAGTATTTTCCCACCGCTATAGTGAGCGGAAGGTGCAGAGCTAAG GTTTACAACTTTGTGAGATTATCGCAGCTTTACTATGCGGGAAGCCATGGAATGGACATTAAAGGACCGGGTAAAGGTGGCAAGAGCAGAAAA GGGAATGAAGGGCTTCTGTGCCAACCAGCTAGAGATTTCTATCCCATGATTGACAAG GCGTACAAAGCCCTGACGGAGAAAACCAAATCCATTTCAGGGGCTAAGGTGGAGAACAACAAGTATTGCGTATCTGTACACTATCGATGTGTTAACGAAAAG AGCTGGAGTGCATTAGCAGAGCAAGTTAGATCAGTGCTCAATGAATACCCAAATCTCAGGCTCACTCAAGGCAGAAAG GTACTAGAGGTCCGTCCGACCATCAAATGGGACAAGGGAAAGGCCCTTGAGTTCTTGTTGGAAGCACTag GTTATGCAAATTCTGACAAAGTTTTACCTATTTATATCGGAGACGATCAAACTGACGAGGATGCATTTAAG GTATTGCGTGATAGAGGCCAAGGGATTGGGATTCTGGTGACCAAGGATCCAAAGGAAACTAATGCTTCTTATTTCTTGCAAGAACCATCGGAG GTTATGTGTTTTCTCCGACGTTTGGTGGAATGGAAACAATCTTTAGGAGGACGTGAAAGTCACCTGTCAGGGACAAAGATTGAAGCGATGATGAATGATGATCCGTTGTGTGAATTCACAAGccatggaaattaa
- the LOC127799969 gene encoding probable trehalose-phosphate phosphatase H isoform X1, with the protein MTNQNVVVSDAKSGIGKAVTVPASPLFPEALPEEPASPAVSERKLASSWVDSMRDSSPTRNRKPQPEDQTKASWILRHPSALGQFEQIINAFEGKQIVMFLDYDGTLSPIVEDPDRAFMTNEMRQAVRDVAKYFPTAIVSGRCRAKVYNFVRLSQLYYAGSHGMDIKGPGKGGKSRKVSSGNEGLLCQPARDFYPMIDKAYKALTEKTKSISGAKVENNKYCVSVHYRCVNEKSWSALAEQVRSVLNEYPNLRLTQGRKVLEVRPTIKWDKGKALEFLLEALGYANSDKVLPIYIGDDQTDEDAFKVLRDRGQGIGILVTKDPKETNASYFLQEPSEVMCFLRRLVEWKQSLGGRESHLSGTKIEAMMNDDPLCEFTSHGN; encoded by the exons ATGACCAATCAGAATGTGGTTGTTTCCGACGCCAAATCCGGCATTGGCAAGGCGGTAACCGTCCCTGCTTCACCGCTTTTTCCGGAGGCGCTGCCTGAGGAGCCCGCTTCTCCGGCCGTCTCCGAAAGAAAGCTCGCCAGTTCCTGGGTTGATTCAATGAGAGACTCTTCTCCAACTCGCAATCGTAAGCCCCAACCCGAAGATCAAACCAAAGCCTCTTGGATT CTTCGTCATCCTTCTGCTCTGGGCCAGTTCGAGCAGATCATAAATGCTTTCGAGGGGAAGCAAATAGTGATGTTTCTTGATTACGATGGCACCCTCTCCCCAATTGTCGAAGACCCTGATCGAGCCTTCATGACCAATGAG ATGAGACAAGCTGTGAGAGACGTAGCCAAGTATTTTCCCACCGCTATAGTGAGCGGAAGGTGCAGAGCTAAG GTTTACAACTTTGTGAGATTATCGCAGCTTTACTATGCGGGAAGCCATGGAATGGACATTAAAGGACCGGGTAAAGGTGGCAAGAGCAGAAAAGTGAGTTCT GGGAATGAAGGGCTTCTGTGCCAACCAGCTAGAGATTTCTATCCCATGATTGACAAG GCGTACAAAGCCCTGACGGAGAAAACCAAATCCATTTCAGGGGCTAAGGTGGAGAACAACAAGTATTGCGTATCTGTACACTATCGATGTGTTAACGAAAAG AGCTGGAGTGCATTAGCAGAGCAAGTTAGATCAGTGCTCAATGAATACCCAAATCTCAGGCTCACTCAAGGCAGAAAG GTACTAGAGGTCCGTCCGACCATCAAATGGGACAAGGGAAAGGCCCTTGAGTTCTTGTTGGAAGCACTag GTTATGCAAATTCTGACAAAGTTTTACCTATTTATATCGGAGACGATCAAACTGACGAGGATGCATTTAAG GTATTGCGTGATAGAGGCCAAGGGATTGGGATTCTGGTGACCAAGGATCCAAAGGAAACTAATGCTTCTTATTTCTTGCAAGAACCATCGGAG GTTATGTGTTTTCTCCGACGTTTGGTGGAATGGAAACAATCTTTAGGAGGACGTGAAAGTCACCTGTCAGGGACAAAGATTGAAGCGATGATGAATGATGATCCGTTGTGTGAATTCACAAGccatggaaattaa